DNA sequence from the Candidatus Kaistella beijingensis genome:
ATTTCTGCTTCGATGATGTTTCTTGCTTTTTCATCCTGTGAAGAAGTCACCACGATATTTACTCGGTTTTCGCTTGCAACTTGATTCAGAATTAATGGAAAAACATTGTTTCTGGCGAGTTCAGATAAAATCTTATTGAAATCTTTCGCCACAAAGCCAAGAACAGAAACATTATTAATACTGTAAATCTGACTTACCTTCCCTGATTTTCTTTCCTTCTCAAACTCGTTAATCAGACAATTAACCGCATTTTCCGCATCAGTTTCATTCACCAAAACTGACAATCCATTTTCAATCGCCTGCTGAGAAATGACACCTACGCTGATTCTAGCAAATGTGAGCGCCTTGAAAATTCTGCCGTCAATTCCCACTTCGCCAAGAAAATCCTTGCCTTCGAATTTGATGATGGCTTTGTTTTTCAATAATTTTATTTCGTTTCTATTTTTCATTTTTACGTTATTATTTTACCTAAAATTTCATTTAATTGTTCATATTCCATTAAAAAAGCATCGTGCCCATGAATGGAATAGATTTCATGGTAGAAAGCATTTGATTTGTTTTTTATTAAATTTTCATGGCACTTTTTTATTTCAAAAGCGGGGAAAAACAAATCAGAATCAACTGCAACTAAATGGATGTTTGCATTAATATTTTTTAGTTCTTCTTGAGGTGCATCAATGTTTATCAACAAATGATTCATCAAATGATAAGCACTTAAACTAAATCTTTCGTTTAAAGATTTCCCATGAAAATTGAGCCAATCGTGTGATTTTAAAATTTCTCTTTCTTCATCAATTTCATTCTTGAAACGAAGATTTAACGATTCGGGTGTTCTGTAACAAAGCATCGCATGAATTCGGGCTTTTTGAACTGGTTCTTCCTTTTGAGTCAGCAAAAATTTTTGAACTAAACATTGGGAATGAAGCCAATCCGAAGTCTTGTAATCGCAAGCAATTGGAATGAAGTTTTCCGTCAAATCACTTTGAACTGCCAACATTTCCCAACCAATTGCGCCTCCTAAAGAACCGCCGATAATGGTATGAAGTTTTTCAATTTTTAATAACTTTAACCCTTCCAAGAAAATTTTCGCAATATCTTTAGACTTGAAATCCTCATAGTTTTCAAGCAAATTTCCATCAAAACCATTTCCCGGAATATTGAAACAGATGACTGTGAATTTGTTGGTATCAATGGTTTTGTTTTCGCCAAGCAAGGTTTTCCACCATCCATTTTCGCCTGAAACATTGGAGTTTCCTGTTAAAGCGTGATTCACCAAAACAATCGGCGCAGAAAATAAATCCTGTCCGAAAACTTGATACGACAAGTGAATGTCAAGCGTTTTGCCTGAAATCAGTTCAAAATTATAAAGGGTGATATGTTGTAGCGAAGTTTTCAATTTCCTTTAAAAATAAAAATTGAAAATGCTACCTAAAAGTGGTAAAAATAGTTCCTGTTATCTTCTTCGCCAAAGCGAATAGAATGTAGCACCTTCTTCGTTTCCGAAGGGTTGCCAAGGTTTCACAGAGTCTAGTCTCTCCACCTTTCTTGATAACATTTTCAATATGTAAATGAACAAATCTGACTGCAAATATAGAACAAATTTCGAATTTCCCAATATTTTGAAAAAAATAATATTTCATACTTTCGTATGAGAAAATCAAAAAATATGATGTCGGAAAAGGAAAGACTGCACGATGAAAATTGGAAAAAATGGGGTCCTTATGTGAGCAACAGACAATGGGGAACGGTGCGAGAAGA
Encoded proteins:
- a CDS encoding alpha/beta fold hydrolase produces the protein MKTSLQHITLYNFELISGKTLDIHLSYQVFGQDLFSAPIVLVNHALTGNSNVSGENGWWKTLLGENKTIDTNKFTVICFNIPGNGFDGNLLENYEDFKSKDIAKIFLEGLKLLKIEKLHTIIGGSLGGAIGWEMLAVQSDLTENFIPIACDYKTSDWLHSQCLVQKFLLTQKEEPVQKARIHAMLCYRTPESLNLRFKNEIDEEREILKSHDWLNFHGKSLNERFSLSAYHLMNHLLINIDAPQEELKNINANIHLVAVDSDLFFPAFEIKKCHENLIKNKSNAFYHEIYSIHGHDAFLMEYEQLNEILGKIIT